The sequence below is a genomic window from Amphiprion ocellaris isolate individual 3 ecotype Okinawa chromosome 16, ASM2253959v1, whole genome shotgun sequence.
aTTGTGGCTTTTCTGCAAAGTCTAAATATGTCAGGAATCTGAGGCTTTTTTCCAATGTGTCCGATTATTTTGATTGGTTCTATCTGCAGGTGGGTTCCTGAATCTGCTCGATGGCTTTTAGCCAACGGCAAAGTGGAACAGGCTCAGCTTTACCTGAACAGATGTGCAAAAGtcaacaaacgacaaaaactgtCGTCCAACTTCGAACTGGAAGTAAGTTTTAGCTTCATGCACCAAGAAATGAATGCTTCATCATCAACCAATCATGCATCTAATTCTGCATATTTAACGTTATTCCTCTGCTTCTATACAGGATCTGGACAACATAAATGTCCTGGAAAAGCAGAACAAGAACTACTCATACCTCGACCTAATCAGAACCCCAAAGCTGAGGAAGTTAACCCTACAGACGGGGATAATTTGGTGGGTGGCACCTTCAAATAATGCCTACAAATATCTTAGAAATCGTGGCTTTGTACCACTCATTACACGGATGGAAAAATCTTCCCTCAtaatattgattttaaattgCTGTGTGAAGCTGAATGTGCTTCAGtacaaaaagtcacacacactAGTATTTCACTGGAtggcctttagctctgagaacaacacacattcactgtgccatcgtttcgataagcttcttcaatgtcacagcatttatttctgtccagagttgcattcattttctaccaagagcttgtattgatgatgggagagtcggaccactgtgcaaagtcttctccagaacatcccaaagattctcagtggggatgaggtctggactctgtggaggtcaatccatgtgtgaaaatgacgtctcatgctccctgatccactcattctcaatgtgagccccatgaatcctggcatcgtcatcttggaacaagATAAACTCCATTGatgtaaagacctggtcattcagtatcttcaggtagtcagctgacctcattctataggaacataacgttgctgaacctgaccaacaccagatcataaccctaaaccccacaggctggtagatactagccatgatgagggcatcacttcatcttcctctcttcttaccctgatgcccccatctctctggaacagggtaaatctggactcatcagaccacatgaccttcttccattgctccagagttcAATCTTTATGcaacctagcaaactgaagccttttttctgaATATCCTCACTGAttagtggttttcttagagctacacagctgtttaatcGCAATTctttgagttccctttgcattgtgcgaatggaaatgctcttactttcactattgtCAGTCAATCACAGAACAGATTTTAAAACCCTACTGATCTGATCTTTTACAAATCCCACAACGGTTTAGACCCAGAATACATCTGTGATATGTTCAGAGAATACAAACCCAGCAGGGCTCTTAGATCCAAGGACTCAGGTCAGCTAGTCCAGGGCAGAGTCTGGAccaaacatggagaagcagcatttagctgttatgctgcaaacaagtggaacaaactgccagtgGAGATTAAACTTTCATCAAGTGtagacacttttaaatccaggttaaaaacatttcttttctaatgcgcatatgcatgaaatctgcacaGTATCCTTTCACTAGCTGCACCTCACTGTAAtgctttcagtgttttatgtaaagcactttgaattgtcttggacatgaagggTGCTGTACCAATAAACTGGCCTTGCCTTGCCTATTGAACATTGCCCTACGTTGTACTGTTGTTTATTTACAATGTGATTTCACCAAACGTTTAAGTGCTTGCCGGTCACGATcattcaggatttttttctgaccaagatgatggttcacatcactatccttcaggttttaataatgcgttggacgatTCTTAAACTAATTTTTGTAGTTTCAGTCATCTCCTtacatgttttctttgcttgatacTGGCCAATAGTTTGACCCttttgaaacagattaacattcTTTCCacaaccacaggatatgtcttccaacatggctGTTTAAGAAActagaagctcctcactgcatcagctagagttaaataagttgttgcaactgaaatattttcatcactgcagtaattagcCAGTGGAagactcttacctatttgcttagataaatctgttttttttggcCAGACAGTGTATAAAGAGGTGTTTGTTCTGATTCTCCTCTGCAGGTACGGAGTCTCCTCGACGTATTACTGCATCAGTTTGAATATCTCTGGGTTTGGCTTGAACATGTACCTCACACACTTCATCTACGCTGCCATCGAAGTTCCCGCCAAGCTGCTGGTTTATTATGTCGTCAACTTCTTCGGGCGAAGGAAGTGTCAAGCAGGAACGCTAATGGGGACGGCGACCTGCGTGGTGATAAACATCTTCATGCCAAAAGGTCACtcagttcctttttttttttttccttttgctgaCACATACGTGGGAGAACTTTAGCATTTGTGGTGCTGTGAATTAGTAAGAAAAAAGTAGCATTAAgtacatttatttctctttaaaaacaacattgcCAAAACTATACCATTTATCCAagccagaaagtgtaaaaacaaaagtcagatttttaacatttcaatgaaaaaataaccaaatccgagcttcaaaatcacttttcatgtctcattttaaaaaatgccaaaaatcaactgtttgctcagatcagattctgtgaaaaacaaaaaattctgccatCCTTGGTGCAATTGTGAAACCATTAGTTATttaactgtgaccaacagtcacatgacaaaaattcagcaacttTTCAGCATAACAGATAGCAgatagatgtaaaaaaaaatgtaatttgaaatATGAGTAAAACATCTATAATATGTAGAGACAATTTATTCCCTAATGTTAGTAATGTTTGTGGatgcttggaaaaatgttgtgcatgtagtttcagggttttttctttaaaaaaaaaaaaaaaaaaagaaatagtcAAAGAAATTTTACTTATGTGAGCTTTTGATGCCTTATAACTTGTTTATGCTGcataagacatttctgagttttctttcttcatggttgttctgtttccatagaggtgcaaaaaattatattgcagagaaaattGAGGCCATAataagtgaaaatgtgacaggagcaacaaaaaaaagtaaaaaagcaaaaacaatttaaaaaagtatCTGTAGGGTTAAGTTCTGcctactgctcatgtgcactaaccctgtttacatatttatatttttgaggatttttaaaaaaaaaatattcttttattttacttgtATATAGTgtgccattttttattttttttatctatagctgggagtcaccaatcgAAATTTCGCTGTGTGACAATAAAAATTCTTGATTCTTGAAAGAATTTGAAATCATGACGTTTTTCTTTTCATGCGGGCTTGTGTGAAACTGTCTCACTGaacatttataaaatataaattgcGTCTACTTTTGTCCTTGTGGGCTGATTCACCCATTATCAGTCTAAAAATAGTCCGAACAATCACATCCTACCAGGTGAGTCACAACTGCTGTTAGGAAACATCTGTTTTCTGTCCGGTCCTGATCAAGCTTTCATTCACCACAAAGTTTAGACCACCAAATTAATCTgtattttccctttttgttcCAGGGTTTCTGCATGTTTAACACTGAGCTAATACACCATTTATCCTCTGTCCTCTCCTCAGACCTGTGGCAGGTTCGTGCCGTGTTCGCCGTCCTGGGAAAAGGCTTCTCAGAAGCTGCCTTCACCACCATCTTCCTCTACACGACTGAGCTTTACCCCACAGTCATCAGGTCAGTGCTGCAGAAACAACCGAGAGCCACTTATCTCAGGTCACATGTGATTAATACAAAGATTAAATCGAACATTAACTACAGTTAAGGTCAAACTGATTAACCTTTAGCCAGCCTTTGACGCTCCTTATCAGTCGACCTTTTCTGCCTGCAGCCAGTGGTGCAATAAAAGCACCAGTACTCTAATCTAAGAAATAGTCCTGTATGAAAAATCCTACTTAAATAAAAGTATGTGGGTATATGTAGCCAAATATAGTTGaagtattaaagtaaaagttCTGATTTGGTCCctattattatatataacatCTTTAGATTATCAATAGTGAAGCAttagtgtgtcagcagcaggtttaaaccactttttattcagttttatatGTTAAAACGGCAAATAAATCAGAGATCCACTCTTGGTTTTGCtctaatctttgtttttttgtgaaatggTGCATGATTATATAGAAAAGCAAGAAGTGTAGACTGTAAGGAGTGTCATGGCCATTTTGAAATGACATGTGACAGAGAGGTAGCAATTAAAAGCCCAGTGATGCTCCAatgttacataaaaatacagatatctCCCTGCACACTGGCCTGTCCAAGCAGTTCATGTCTGGAAGACCCGTGTGAGAAGATTGTGTGAGGGCACGATGGAACCAGCTGTATGGAGGTCAGCAAAGGCAGCAGATCTAATGGATGTTGGTAGTCCTGAGCCAAGCCACCTACCTAATTTGGCCACCCTGCTGAAAGCCAAACAAGAGAGACAAGATCTGGAATTTGGGGACAAAGATCCTATTGTATCTTTGCAGTTATTAAAATATAGTGCACCTCACAGTGGCAGCATTTGAGACATTGGACTGGATAAGTTTTTCTGTCACTGGAGTCAAACTCAGCTGCATATATACAACACATTGTCCAAGACATCTCACCCAACAGTGTGTTTTGATGCAACTGGCTCAGTAGTGAGAAAACTGGTGAGACCAAATGGTACATCTGGCCATATCTTCTTGTATCAAGGTGTTCTGACAGTACACAACTGCTTCAGTGCCCCAGTGGTGCAAATGCTGTCAGAGAGACATGATGTGAATGCCATTGCAAATTGATTGACAGAATGGATTTGTGCAGATGCAGCTGTTCCAAAGGAAGCTGTGAGTGATTTTTCTCTGGCCATTCTTGGAGCTTTGGTCAAGGCTTTCACTCCTCGTCCTGATCTGAAGACCTACATTAACGAATGCTTTAATGGCTTACGTGGGAACCAGTCTGCAAAACAACCCCTTGTTTGGTCAGGGTTGATGCTGCACACTGCATCAAGATGATCTGCCAGTGGGACTGCATGAAAAACTAAACACACCGAGTCAACGATTTCTTTGTCAGGTCATTAGCACAGCTTCTTCAGTCACAATCCTTGGACCACGCAAAACAGATCTTAGGTGCTATCACTGTTGTCGCCCTCAGAGAGGCAGAGGGCTTCAACAGTTCTGCACTCCCTCTTGCATCAGAAAAGTGCAAGAAATATCTGAAACCCCAAACTGCAGAAGACTCCATCATCATTCCAGACGAAGCGACAGAGGAAATGAAAACAGTGGATCCATGTGATGAGATCCAGACTGACCTACGACAGTGAGTAACAGAAATATGCGAGGAGAGCAGGTCACTTGTTGCAGCTAACGGGGATTGAGATAATATTCACTTCCTCCCTGAGATTATTCCCCATGTAACCCACTTCTGAGTATGTACATGTCGCTACCCAGGTTCGTAGGAGCTAGGAGTAATAGCAATAACCACTGGACACAGGTACATGTTGTTATTGTGAACTTTTAGTTTTAGAAAGCTATTTAAACAGTACACAATATCATAGCAATACAGTACCTATGGGCCcaataaactgagaaaaaaaccataaaatatCCATTTGAAGTATTCCGGTGGAACCGGTTCATTGTGGATCCAATCAGAGTTCAAGTCAATCAGTCAAGGGAGTAGTCAAAGTCAAGGAAAAGTATCCAAGTAGACTCTTGTTGGTGTCGGTCAGTGGGACTAACACAATCCTACCACAGAATCCACTGAATGGTGTGGTGGTGGCTCAAAGTTCCACTGTGAGGTTCACCATCAACTGGATCGCTGGTCAGCTTCGTTGGACACCAGGGCTGGAGCTTCACATTTTCCAGGCATCAAATAAGACCTGACCTGTATTTACAAAACAGGTCTGTAGTTCAGGTTCTAATGTAATATCATTCAATGAGAGTCATTCAAGGTGTTgcacaacattaaaattaatCTTTTCTGTtaggaaaacaaaacactataGCTTACAAGTCAATAACCATAGTTATTTTCATAACAAATGTTTCACAGTGTCAGAATATACCATTTTAACCAACTGTAAttacaataaagtgcaactGTATGATCACATTTTATCAATGAATTCACTTATTTATAAAGGACACATTACCGTTTAAGGTAAAGTGTATAATTTGTATTCTTCCACATGTATTGCCTCTCTTTTTAACCCTTTTGAGAATAGGATTTGAAATTTttcatgaaataaatgaattacattgtttttaattaacaaatttaacaaaaattacAGGTTTGCTGCGTTTATCCATCTTAATTGACTTAAGATTACATTTTACCTTTATGCTGAGTATAGTTTTAACCTTCAGTCACATATAGGGAAGGTGATTAGGCATTTCACAGTGTTAAAGTCTCACAACATGCTTACTTTTAGGGATACAGGATGGATTAATATACATTTTCAAGTTAAACTatcaaataaatgctttttagtaCTGCATTCttcaaaacaacatcaaatGTGCAATACACGGTAGCATTGTGGCTAACATGGTCACCGCGTGGTATTTCCACATACACACTCATTAGAAAACAAGCAGGAGCTAGCTTACCAAAAAGGCGGCTTCATTAGGAGAAGACAGGACAATTAAAAGTGCGTCTTCGACGGTTCTCCTAAAATGGAATTTCAATCAATTTATATAATCGACTAAGTAATTTATTAGTTTCTTGTGCAAGACGAGCAGGTTTTCATACCTTTCTCTCTCGTTTACAACTCTCACGGCAGCAGCATTAGCAATGTTAAGCTACGTCGAATGTTTTAGCACACTACTTCCTGTCGCATTCAAAATAAAGTTccggttttcaaaataaaaccctcAGTACTCATAAATGTAAGGTGGAAATAACTAATGatcagaaatgaataaaaatggttATTTAACCCTTCTTCATGGCCTCGCTCCATCATATTTATCTGAGCTTTCAACCATCTACTGCCCCAGCAGAGCCCTCTGCTCGTCCCCTCTGATGGTGCTGGATGTGCACAGGTCTCGGTACAAGCAGTGGGGTGATCATTCTGTTGCTGTTACCGCTCCGAGACTCTGGAACCCACTTCAGGGCTCCAGGCTAACGTTTTTTCCTAGGCGCACAGTGGCTCCTAACTTAAAATTTTAGGAGCACAAGCAGAAAATTTAGGGCCACACACCAAAATTGACTTTCaaagtaaatattcacatttcctctcattttcactgtattaCTGATAAATACTTTAACAATAAATCTAGAAACTATAATGTTTTCAATTGACATTTTATTGTACAGCAGTTGACACAACATAATAAACAACTTACACACtcgatcgcagctggaaatacACCGCATGTTGCATGCTGTTCCGGTAGCGGAACAACTGCAACTGGACttttactttatgcaaattggatgcagcgcggagattccacgcatcgtgaaactgtctacaaacttctaaactagccgtcggtgaactaaaaccaggacagattcagctgctgcacagcttaattctcgcctcaaatgctttcagaaatacttttcgctgaagtgttttcgaAACAGATGTGTTTATCTGACTCATCTGCTGGGccgtccagctgaaagctcggtcacgtgaccacgcaGCGGCCCGCTGTTGCTcgagcgctgtcatgtgaccatgttgtggccGGCTAGTGATCGCCCGACATCCATGTGATTTTCAGACCTGAAAATTGCACCCGCCTCTTTTCACACATAAAGCCAATCACAGTGGTCATTCGCCCCCCGCTATCACACATATTGGCCCGCCTTCTTCTTTGGTGTTcgtctcctttctttcttcttttggagTTAATGTTGGTTGGCAAACCAGCTCATTTGACGTTACTGTCAACTACTGGGCTGAAGTGTGGAGCAGAAGTTtgtcagcaacaaaaaatattcaataataataataataaaaattggcAAATTTACTGGTCGCACATGTGCAAGTAGACGGAAAATGTATTCACACTGTCTCAAATTTTAGTCGCAAAATGCGACCATTTAGtcgcagtctggagccctgcacTCCCAGTAGAACTTCATGTTCTCACCGACCTGTCGCTTTTCAAGTCCAGACTGAAAACTCACCTATTCAGACGTGCCTTTGACTCCTAgcgctgttttatttttatgtcatcCCAAAATGCCTTGTTTAAATGTTACTGATTCATCTGTGCTGCATTGtggtgtttatggttttatggttttcacAGTCTTAtgatttttatggttttatagttTTCGCAGTCTTATgatttttatgggttttatggttttatggttttgtagTAACCAAActgtactgttttgttttatcatgctgatggaaagcatgttggtcttcttttgtgttgtaaagtgctctataaacaaattttgattgattgatttacactttgttgtatttattttgtctcttAAATTCAGTTCTATTGAAGTTGTGTAAACTCTAAgtgaccccaatgaggattaagtggtgtacagataatggatggatggatgtctgtTAGCAGGATTACATTTTGTACACCTACAGATATTAGCTCCATAATGTATTAAGTAAGTTCTTATAGTTTACTTTGTGTGTTTCCAGGCAGAACGGTTTGGGCTACACCAATTTCATGTGTCGTCTGGGAGTGTCGATGGCTCCTCTCATCCTGATGCTGGAGGACGTTTGGACTCTTCTTCCTCAGATCATCGTCTGCTCCATGGCCTTCGTCTCCGGCCTCGTGGCTCTGCTGCTCCCAGAAACTCTCAACGTGAGCCTTCCGGAGACGATAGACGACGCAGAGAAGCCAAGGTCAGCGAATGAAtcagtgaaaaacacaaatcctGTGGTGAAAAAGCTGATTTTAGAGTCACATTGGCATCATCTAGTTCTGAGCATGGCGTGggttctttatttaaaaactgaacaCGAGCAACAAAAAACGCCTGGActcaacaaaaaaagttaattaaCAACTTAATGATTGGTTTATAAGTCGACTACTCAAAGATTAAATTGCTTCAACTAGCATATTTTCTGCTAAAGTTTTTGGCTGtttcatgtttagttttttttaaattatcatttCTGCTGTAGCCATTAGCATATTAATTCACTGTCCAACACAATTGTTGTTGTGttaatttaatgcatttttaaaaggtaTTGTGGTAGAAACATTCTAATTACTACTATATCGGTGTTTTGTTTCATTCCAGAACAAACGACGGAGCTTCTCAGACCAAAGAATCTTCTGGTGTTTTACTGGAGTCAAACAGCAAAGCAGAAGAAACATCTGGAGGACACATGAGCAAAAGTATTGGTCAACACCCTATCTGAGTGTTTTTACTTCAAACTTGCAGCCTATTGGAAATATGGACTTCCAAAGTTTCATATGGAACCAAATCTGTGCACTTCAGGACGACACTTCCTGTATCATCATTCTTCTTctgaatcagtttctggtttgaacttgtagcaaaataaaaaaaaaaaaattatagaaaaaaacaaaaaaagaaaaatatgtcacTTTGATTACTGACCATAAAGGGActgtaaacttttgttttttgctatttgtaAGAAATTTCAGATCAAAATCTTTAAGCTTCTCTGCAGTTTGAAAACATAAAGATACAAATATTTAAGGTCACTTCTTTATAACGTATTTTTTGAGCAGctctaattttatttataaaatttataaaatatttgtaaaCCCACCAAATTACTCACAAATTAtggaaaaattaatgaaaactgtccaaaagtaGTGGAAATGATTTTTATTAAGTTCAAGATGGCATAAAAGCTGTTTATAATTcctcagatttgtccaaaaagtcTAGAAATCTGTACACATTTTTTGGCTtgagactgtgacacctggatcgatgtaaaactgatctggttgcagtttttaccaaaactcaaatgtgttttttatccttaaaaaagacatgaaaattgtccaaaattacagaaaacttGTCCCAAATGACTTACAGATTGTCCACAAtagttgaaaatgactcaaaatatgtccaaaattacacagaaccaatccagctgatccaaaatgtcttgaaatctGTCtgcgtttttttgtcttttaatctgACACTTGTCAGTCACTTGTGAATGTTGTTCATAGGAATAATCTgactcaaatcaaatcaaatttatttattatagcagatttaaaaacagttaaCCAAAGAGCTGCACATGTTATAAGACAGCAGCAAGAAATAATAAAAGAgcataaaatactaaaaaagagGATGGTAACTTGTAAGATCAGTTTGTAAAATACATTCTGaggtttttcttgaaaatatcaaCGAAGGAGGAACATTTAGTAGAAAGAGCAAATATTCCACACCAGGAAAACTTTATATAAAAAGAATTCAAGCTGTTAGCAGTAGTGTTATGTGGTATACTAGACTTGTATGATTTAGAAAACCGTTTAAAGTGCTTAAAACCACAGACAGATGATATGTCGGCTCCTCTGGATCGCTGTAAAAGTGATTAAAATGAAGCCAATATCTGCaaattaaaagttaaagttaaaatcaaacagcattttttcaccacacaaaaaaaactctgaccagatatcagaaaaaaataaataacataaagacaaaaacaataaagtgtATCAGTGCTTTAAAACCCGAgtgcaaatttaaaatatcagtatttcAAATAAAGGTCCTGTGTCAGGgtgaatagaaaaaaaaatcaaacttttcaAGAGCTTCTTTTCACCTAAAAACAAGCCAAGGAGCATAATTTCTATGAGCAGATCACATGAAGctctaaaaatgtacatattgtgaCAACTGCTGTatgcaaaatatgaaaaagtaagCATTTTAGGAGCGTATCAGTCCTACAATGTGACTCcaatttgtcatcattttttgcATAGTCAAACTTTAAAGAGTTCTAATTTTAGCAATAATCAttttgtagtttgttggttttatCTACAGACATGAATGGAAGTGCACTGAGTGTTTTAACTAGCTCACAGCATAAACTAGTGATCACATTTGCAAGAATACTCACACACAGGATGTTCCTGAGAAACTGCTGAATCACTCAGATGGCATCTCTGCCTGCATCCAGACCTCTGAATCCCTCCACTCTGACAGTAAAAAGTCAAGTCTGGCTTATTTCAGGCAAATAACCTTATTTCATGTGCTACTAGCTGTACTCACATTTTCCAGCTACATTTCACCTCTTAACTACTAATTAAGATGAGAATTACCACCAAATTCactgcacatttttttgaaattcaGTTTTGTGTCACCATAAAGAAGCTGCGCGTGTTATTGGAAATGAAGCGCAGCTGCACTGAAGCTTCCATTAGCTGACTGGTTTCATCAGCTGAGCGACCAGCTGACCTGTAACCAATAACATCCATGAGAGTGTAACATCACTCTTCTCCTTATGCTAATGTGCTCATACCAGACATGTTGCTACTGCATAAGGATTTAAATGATCAGAATCCCAGATGCTTCAAGATGCTAatcaaaaagcagatttttttctgctaaatcTGTGTAAAAGTGCCTCTAACTTGTTCATACAGAAATAATAGTTGTCCAAAACTAGACTGATCGATATTTGGATCAGTCCAGCTCAATTCATCAAATTTTCTTCcaatttttttcctctgtgcaTGTTATTAAGTAAAATTTGTGTTAAATCTGGGATCTTAGATAACATCTGAGTTAAAAATCCTTAAAGAAGGTGgaactgtgtctgtttttgtgcattttctttgGACCATTGCATTTTTTCTTGTAGCCcactaaaaacaacatataaCTCTTCCAGTTGGGACACTACTGAAGAGGTTTCACCATCATATATGCTCAACGATTGTCCTAATATTGGtcataaatacaaaaattattaatttttttctcgtAAAATATTGTAAACTCCTATTAGTgtcaatcacaggaaaaaaaatcagcctctATATGTTAAAAATTCAGGTTTTATGGTTTGTGGAATATTGGAGTAGACTGAAATGTGGAAATTAGCACCGTCATGGAAATGGTTTGTATGATTCTATCAAAGC
It includes:
- the LOC111586390 gene encoding solute carrier family 22 member 7-like codes for the protein MKFEAILEEINGFGPFQIILIALLCSPRVVLPLHYLLSNFIAVAPPHHCDISSLDDGGFFGNLTQEQRLTISIPTGEDGEPESCEMFAEPQFQLLSNISSSSDLPTIQCQSGWIYDNSSFTSTLATEWDLVCDRKNLTKTASSIFFFGVMVGAIAFGFLSDKYGRKKTLLASYIMSMAFGFSTAFANSYLMFSVLRFLTGFSLTGISVTSLVLSIEWVDTAHRSFIGVIGGLSWCAGNMLLAGFAFLITDWRMLNVTVTAPVALAVLTWWWVPESARWLLANGKVEQAQLYLNRCAKVNKRQKLSSNFELEDLDNINVLEKQNKNYSYLDLIRTPKLRKLTLQTGIIWYGVSSTYYCISLNISGFGLNMYLTHFIYAAIEVPAKLLVYYVVNFFGRRKCQAGTLMGTATCVVINIFMPKDLWQVRAVFAVLGKGFSEAAFTTIFLYTTELYPTVIRQNGLGYTNFMCRLGVSMAPLILMLEDVWTLLPQIIVCSMAFVSGLVALLLPETLNVSLPETIDDAEKPRTNDGASQTKESSGVLLESNSKAEETSGGHMSKSIGQHPI